The following are from one region of the Falco biarmicus isolate bFalBia1 chromosome 1, bFalBia1.pri, whole genome shotgun sequence genome:
- the LOC130151471 gene encoding protein spinster homolog 3-like isoform X3, with protein MQNPGAHENTGLQSQPPPEEQNYGTTAAHGRQGPFVSVSRNGPAKKDYLTAAVLCYANLINFMDWFIVPGILLDIQKYFKLSDGDTGLLQTVFILCYMLAAPIFGYLGDRYNRKIILGAGIFFWSCVTLGCSFISELYYWIFFLSRGLVGIGTASYSTVAPTIIADLFEEGKRTTMLSIFYIFIPVGSGLGYVLAAGMAGITGDWHWAFRITPCMGGLALVLLILLVPHRTPRRTAAHRALSISGTIRVAAEKAGVQRTAKTTWCQDVISLAKNWSFVWSSLGLTAMAFVTGALGMWVPLFLYRAQVVQGIVSPCLEESCNSSNSLIFGGITIGTGILGVIAGAEAARRLRKINNKADPLICATSMCISALCLYIALMVAQTNILSTFIFIAFGELFLSVNWAVVTDILLYVVTPRRQSTAIALQILVSHLLGDAGSPYLIGIISNAIQDKNARSFQWSFWSMQYSFIICTFVGVFGGGFFLLTSFYIEEDRKEAERL; from the exons ATGCAAAACCCTGGCGCACATGAAAATACAGGTTTGCAGTCCCAGCCACCTCCTGAAGAGCAGAATTATGGAACTACTGCAGCACATGGGAGACAAGGTCCATTTGTGTCTGTGTCAAGGAACGGTCCAGCAAAGAAAGATTACTtgacagctgctgtgctgtgctatgCAAATTTGATAAATTTCATGGATTGGTTCATTGTGCCAG GGATCCTGTTAGATATACAGAAATACTTCAAGCTTAGCGATGGGGATACAGGTCTACTGCAAACAG TCTTCATCTTGTGTTACATGCTGGCTGCCCCCATCTTTGGATACCTCGGTGACCGGTACAATAGGAAAATCATCCTTGGAGCTGGTATTTTCTTCTGGTCTTGTGTAACATTAGGCTGTTCATTCATCAGTGAATTG TATTACTGGATATTCTTTCTTTCACGAGGACTAGTTGGCATTGGCACGGCCAGTTATTCCACAGTAGCACCTACCATTATTGCAGACCTctttgaggaaggaaaaaggaccACGATGTTATCTATCTTCTATATCTTCATTCCAGTGGGAAG TGGTCTTGGTTATGTCCTAGCAGCTGGCATGGCAGGTATCACGGGTGACTGGCACTGGGCATTCAGG ATAACTCCTTGCATGGGAGGTCTAGCACTGGTTCTTCTGATTCTACTGGTCCCTCACAGGACCCCAAGAaggacagcagcacacagagcgCTGAGCATCTCTGGCACAATAAGAGTAGCAGCTGAGAAAGCAGGTGTGCAGAGAACTGCCAAGACTACTTGGTGTCAAGATGTCATATCACTTGCCAAGAA CTGGAGTTTTGTGTGGTCCTCGCTGGGTCTGACTGCCATGGCCTTCGTTACTGGAGCCCTAGGAATGTGGGTACCACTGTTCCTTTACAGGGCTCAGGTTGTCCAGGGCATTGTATCACCATGCTTGGAAGAATCATGCAATTCATCTAACAG cctaaTATTTGGAGGCATCACCATTGGGACGGGAATCTTGGGTGTCATCGCTGGGGCAGAAGCTGCAAGAAGATTAAGGAAGATAAACAATAAAGCTGATCCTCTGATCTGTGCCACAAGCATGTGCATTTCTGCTCTTTGCCTCTACATAGCCCTGATGGTGGCCCAGACGAACATCCTTTCCACTTTT atttttattgcatttggAGAACTGTTTTTATCTGTAAACTGGGCTGTTGTGACAGACATACTGTTG tatgTTGTGACACCAAGACGGCAGTCTACGGCTATTGCCTTGCAGATTTTGGTGAGCCATTTGCTGGGAGATGCGGGCAGCCCATATCTCATTGGGATT ATCTCCAATGCTATCCAGGACAAGAATGCTCGCTCATTCCAGTGGAGTTTCTGGAGCATGCAGTACAGCTTTATCATCTGTACTTTTGTTGGTGTCTTTGGAggaggttttttcctcctgacgTCTTTCTACATTGAGGAAGATCGTAAAGAAGCAGAGAGGCTTTGA
- the LOC130151471 gene encoding protein spinster homolog 3-like isoform X2 translates to MQNPGAHENTGLQSQPPPEEQNYGTTAAHGRQGPFVSVSRNGPAKKDYLTAAVLCYANLINFMDWFIVPGILLDIQKYFKLSDGDTGLLQTVFILCYMLAAPIFGYLGDRYNRKIILGAGIFFWSCVTLGCSFISELYYWIFFLSRGLVGIGTASYSTVAPTIIADLFEEGKRTTMLSIFYIFIPVGSGLGYVLAAGMAGITGDWHWAFRITPCMGGLALVLLILLVPHRTPRRTAAHRALSISGTIRVAAEKAGVQRTAKTTWCQDVISLAKNWSFVWSSLGLTAMAFVTGALGMWVPLFLYRAQVVQGIVSPCLEESCNSSNSLIFGGITIGTGILGVIAGAEAARRLRKINNKADPLICATSMCISALCLYIALMVAQTNILSTFYVVTPRRQSTAIALQILVSHLLGDAGSPYLIGIASFEYLVLLPCLCYCWLLLPVRVPETRREVTSSLETGYIFSELTCSFCVLTTRRRGDVTGTGVSELGANRAVVKEDVK, encoded by the exons ATGCAAAACCCTGGCGCACATGAAAATACAGGTTTGCAGTCCCAGCCACCTCCTGAAGAGCAGAATTATGGAACTACTGCAGCACATGGGAGACAAGGTCCATTTGTGTCTGTGTCAAGGAACGGTCCAGCAAAGAAAGATTACTtgacagctgctgtgctgtgctatgCAAATTTGATAAATTTCATGGATTGGTTCATTGTGCCAG GGATCCTGTTAGATATACAGAAATACTTCAAGCTTAGCGATGGGGATACAGGTCTACTGCAAACAG TCTTCATCTTGTGTTACATGCTGGCTGCCCCCATCTTTGGATACCTCGGTGACCGGTACAATAGGAAAATCATCCTTGGAGCTGGTATTTTCTTCTGGTCTTGTGTAACATTAGGCTGTTCATTCATCAGTGAATTG TATTACTGGATATTCTTTCTTTCACGAGGACTAGTTGGCATTGGCACGGCCAGTTATTCCACAGTAGCACCTACCATTATTGCAGACCTctttgaggaaggaaaaaggaccACGATGTTATCTATCTTCTATATCTTCATTCCAGTGGGAAG TGGTCTTGGTTATGTCCTAGCAGCTGGCATGGCAGGTATCACGGGTGACTGGCACTGGGCATTCAGG ATAACTCCTTGCATGGGAGGTCTAGCACTGGTTCTTCTGATTCTACTGGTCCCTCACAGGACCCCAAGAaggacagcagcacacagagcgCTGAGCATCTCTGGCACAATAAGAGTAGCAGCTGAGAAAGCAGGTGTGCAGAGAACTGCCAAGACTACTTGGTGTCAAGATGTCATATCACTTGCCAAGAA CTGGAGTTTTGTGTGGTCCTCGCTGGGTCTGACTGCCATGGCCTTCGTTACTGGAGCCCTAGGAATGTGGGTACCACTGTTCCTTTACAGGGCTCAGGTTGTCCAGGGCATTGTATCACCATGCTTGGAAGAATCATGCAATTCATCTAACAG cctaaTATTTGGAGGCATCACCATTGGGACGGGAATCTTGGGTGTCATCGCTGGGGCAGAAGCTGCAAGAAGATTAAGGAAGATAAACAATAAAGCTGATCCTCTGATCTGTGCCACAAGCATGTGCATTTCTGCTCTTTGCCTCTACATAGCCCTGATGGTGGCCCAGACGAACATCCTTTCCACTTTT tatgTTGTGACACCAAGACGGCAGTCTACGGCTATTGCCTTGCAGATTTTGGTGAGCCATTTGCTGGGAGATGCGGGCAGCCCATATCTCATTGGGATT GCCTCCTTCGAGTACTTGgttctgctgccctgcctgtgctaCTGCTGGTTACTGCTGCCTGTGAGGGTGCCGGAGACCCGCAGAGAAGTCACCTCCTCCCTTGAGACAG GTTACATTTTCAGTGAATTAACTTGTTCTTTTTGTGTATTGACAACCCGCCGCAGAGGAGATGTCACTGGAACTGGTGTGTCAGAGCTGGGAGCAAACAGAGCCGTAGTCAAAGAGGACGTGAAGTGA
- the LOC130151471 gene encoding protein spinster homolog 3-like isoform X1, translating to MQNPGAHENTGLQSQPPPEEQNYGTTAAHGRQGPFVSVSRNGPAKKDYLTAAVLCYANLINFMDWFIVPGILLDIQKYFKLSDGDTGLLQTVFILCYMLAAPIFGYLGDRYNRKIILGAGIFFWSCVTLGCSFISELYYWIFFLSRGLVGIGTASYSTVAPTIIADLFEEGKRTTMLSIFYIFIPVGSGLGYVLAAGMAGITGDWHWAFRITPCMGGLALVLLILLVPHRTPRRTAAHRALSISGTIRVAAEKAGVQRTAKTTWCQDVISLAKNWSFVWSSLGLTAMAFVTGALGMWVPLFLYRAQVVQGIVSPCLEESCNSSNSLIFGGITIGTGILGVIAGAEAARRLRKINNKADPLICATSMCISALCLYIALMVAQTNILSTFIFIAFGELFLSVNWAVVTDILLYVVTPRRQSTAIALQILVSHLLGDAGSPYLIGIASFEYLVLLPCLCYCWLLLPVRVPETRREVTSSLETGYIFSELTCSFCVLTTRRRGDVTGTGVSELGANRAVVKEDVK from the exons ATGCAAAACCCTGGCGCACATGAAAATACAGGTTTGCAGTCCCAGCCACCTCCTGAAGAGCAGAATTATGGAACTACTGCAGCACATGGGAGACAAGGTCCATTTGTGTCTGTGTCAAGGAACGGTCCAGCAAAGAAAGATTACTtgacagctgctgtgctgtgctatgCAAATTTGATAAATTTCATGGATTGGTTCATTGTGCCAG GGATCCTGTTAGATATACAGAAATACTTCAAGCTTAGCGATGGGGATACAGGTCTACTGCAAACAG TCTTCATCTTGTGTTACATGCTGGCTGCCCCCATCTTTGGATACCTCGGTGACCGGTACAATAGGAAAATCATCCTTGGAGCTGGTATTTTCTTCTGGTCTTGTGTAACATTAGGCTGTTCATTCATCAGTGAATTG TATTACTGGATATTCTTTCTTTCACGAGGACTAGTTGGCATTGGCACGGCCAGTTATTCCACAGTAGCACCTACCATTATTGCAGACCTctttgaggaaggaaaaaggaccACGATGTTATCTATCTTCTATATCTTCATTCCAGTGGGAAG TGGTCTTGGTTATGTCCTAGCAGCTGGCATGGCAGGTATCACGGGTGACTGGCACTGGGCATTCAGG ATAACTCCTTGCATGGGAGGTCTAGCACTGGTTCTTCTGATTCTACTGGTCCCTCACAGGACCCCAAGAaggacagcagcacacagagcgCTGAGCATCTCTGGCACAATAAGAGTAGCAGCTGAGAAAGCAGGTGTGCAGAGAACTGCCAAGACTACTTGGTGTCAAGATGTCATATCACTTGCCAAGAA CTGGAGTTTTGTGTGGTCCTCGCTGGGTCTGACTGCCATGGCCTTCGTTACTGGAGCCCTAGGAATGTGGGTACCACTGTTCCTTTACAGGGCTCAGGTTGTCCAGGGCATTGTATCACCATGCTTGGAAGAATCATGCAATTCATCTAACAG cctaaTATTTGGAGGCATCACCATTGGGACGGGAATCTTGGGTGTCATCGCTGGGGCAGAAGCTGCAAGAAGATTAAGGAAGATAAACAATAAAGCTGATCCTCTGATCTGTGCCACAAGCATGTGCATTTCTGCTCTTTGCCTCTACATAGCCCTGATGGTGGCCCAGACGAACATCCTTTCCACTTTT atttttattgcatttggAGAACTGTTTTTATCTGTAAACTGGGCTGTTGTGACAGACATACTGTTG tatgTTGTGACACCAAGACGGCAGTCTACGGCTATTGCCTTGCAGATTTTGGTGAGCCATTTGCTGGGAGATGCGGGCAGCCCATATCTCATTGGGATT GCCTCCTTCGAGTACTTGgttctgctgccctgcctgtgctaCTGCTGGTTACTGCTGCCTGTGAGGGTGCCGGAGACCCGCAGAGAAGTCACCTCCTCCCTTGAGACAG GTTACATTTTCAGTGAATTAACTTGTTCTTTTTGTGTATTGACAACCCGCCGCAGAGGAGATGTCACTGGAACTGGTGTGTCAGAGCTGGGAGCAAACAGAGCCGTAGTCAAAGAGGACGTGAAGTGA
- the LOC130151471 gene encoding protein spinster homolog 3-like isoform X8, with translation MQNPGAHENTGLQSQPPPEEQNYGTTAAHGRQGPFVSVSRNGPAKKDYLTAAVLCYANLINFMDWFIVPGILLDIQKYFKLSDGDTGLLQTVFILCYMLAAPIFGYLGDRYNRKIILGAGIFFWSCVTLGCSFISELYYWIFFLSRGLVGIGTASYSTVAPTIIADLFEEGKRTTMLSIFYIFIPVGSGLGYVLAAGMAGITGDWHWAFRITPCMGGLALVLLILLVPHRTPRRTAAHRALSISGTIRVAAEKAGVQRTAKTTWCQDVISLAKNWSFVWSSLGLTAMAFVTGALGMWVPLFLYRAQVVQGIVSPCLEESCNSSNSLIFGGITIGTGILGVIAGAEAARRLRKINNKADPLICATSMCISALCLYIALMVAQTNILSTFYVVTPRRQSTAIALQILVSHLLGDAGSPYLIGIWVRDTLEQLQKV, from the exons ATGCAAAACCCTGGCGCACATGAAAATACAGGTTTGCAGTCCCAGCCACCTCCTGAAGAGCAGAATTATGGAACTACTGCAGCACATGGGAGACAAGGTCCATTTGTGTCTGTGTCAAGGAACGGTCCAGCAAAGAAAGATTACTtgacagctgctgtgctgtgctatgCAAATTTGATAAATTTCATGGATTGGTTCATTGTGCCAG GGATCCTGTTAGATATACAGAAATACTTCAAGCTTAGCGATGGGGATACAGGTCTACTGCAAACAG TCTTCATCTTGTGTTACATGCTGGCTGCCCCCATCTTTGGATACCTCGGTGACCGGTACAATAGGAAAATCATCCTTGGAGCTGGTATTTTCTTCTGGTCTTGTGTAACATTAGGCTGTTCATTCATCAGTGAATTG TATTACTGGATATTCTTTCTTTCACGAGGACTAGTTGGCATTGGCACGGCCAGTTATTCCACAGTAGCACCTACCATTATTGCAGACCTctttgaggaaggaaaaaggaccACGATGTTATCTATCTTCTATATCTTCATTCCAGTGGGAAG TGGTCTTGGTTATGTCCTAGCAGCTGGCATGGCAGGTATCACGGGTGACTGGCACTGGGCATTCAGG ATAACTCCTTGCATGGGAGGTCTAGCACTGGTTCTTCTGATTCTACTGGTCCCTCACAGGACCCCAAGAaggacagcagcacacagagcgCTGAGCATCTCTGGCACAATAAGAGTAGCAGCTGAGAAAGCAGGTGTGCAGAGAACTGCCAAGACTACTTGGTGTCAAGATGTCATATCACTTGCCAAGAA CTGGAGTTTTGTGTGGTCCTCGCTGGGTCTGACTGCCATGGCCTTCGTTACTGGAGCCCTAGGAATGTGGGTACCACTGTTCCTTTACAGGGCTCAGGTTGTCCAGGGCATTGTATCACCATGCTTGGAAGAATCATGCAATTCATCTAACAG cctaaTATTTGGAGGCATCACCATTGGGACGGGAATCTTGGGTGTCATCGCTGGGGCAGAAGCTGCAAGAAGATTAAGGAAGATAAACAATAAAGCTGATCCTCTGATCTGTGCCACAAGCATGTGCATTTCTGCTCTTTGCCTCTACATAGCCCTGATGGTGGCCCAGACGAACATCCTTTCCACTTTT tatgTTGTGACACCAAGACGGCAGTCTACGGCTATTGCCTTGCAGATTTTGGTGAGCCATTTGCTGGGAGATGCGGGCAGCCCATATCTCATTGGGATT TGGGTAAGAGACACTTTGGAACAGCTCCAAAAGGTGTGA
- the LOC130151471 gene encoding protein spinster homolog 3-like isoform X6 encodes MQNPGAHENTGLQSQPPPEEQNYGTTAAHGRQGPFVSVSRNGPAKKDYLTAAVLCYANLINFMDWFIVPGILLDIQKYFKLSDGDTGLLQTVFILCYMLAAPIFGYLGDRYNRKIILGAGIFFWSCVTLGCSFISELYYWIFFLSRGLVGIGTASYSTVAPTIIADLFEEGKRTTMLSIFYIFIPVGSGLGYVLAAGMAGITGDWHWAFRITPCMGGLALVLLILLVPHRTPRRTAAHRALSISGTIRVAAEKAGVQRTAKTTWCQDVISLAKNWSFVWSSLGLTAMAFVTGALGMWVPLFLYRAQVVQGIVSPCLEESCNSSNSLIFGGITIGTGILGVIAGAEAARRLRKINNKADPLICATSMCISALCLYIALMVAQTNILSTFIFIAFGELFLSVNWAVVTDILLYVVTPRRQSTAIALQILVSHLLGDAGSPYLIGIWVRDTLEQLQKV; translated from the exons ATGCAAAACCCTGGCGCACATGAAAATACAGGTTTGCAGTCCCAGCCACCTCCTGAAGAGCAGAATTATGGAACTACTGCAGCACATGGGAGACAAGGTCCATTTGTGTCTGTGTCAAGGAACGGTCCAGCAAAGAAAGATTACTtgacagctgctgtgctgtgctatgCAAATTTGATAAATTTCATGGATTGGTTCATTGTGCCAG GGATCCTGTTAGATATACAGAAATACTTCAAGCTTAGCGATGGGGATACAGGTCTACTGCAAACAG TCTTCATCTTGTGTTACATGCTGGCTGCCCCCATCTTTGGATACCTCGGTGACCGGTACAATAGGAAAATCATCCTTGGAGCTGGTATTTTCTTCTGGTCTTGTGTAACATTAGGCTGTTCATTCATCAGTGAATTG TATTACTGGATATTCTTTCTTTCACGAGGACTAGTTGGCATTGGCACGGCCAGTTATTCCACAGTAGCACCTACCATTATTGCAGACCTctttgaggaaggaaaaaggaccACGATGTTATCTATCTTCTATATCTTCATTCCAGTGGGAAG TGGTCTTGGTTATGTCCTAGCAGCTGGCATGGCAGGTATCACGGGTGACTGGCACTGGGCATTCAGG ATAACTCCTTGCATGGGAGGTCTAGCACTGGTTCTTCTGATTCTACTGGTCCCTCACAGGACCCCAAGAaggacagcagcacacagagcgCTGAGCATCTCTGGCACAATAAGAGTAGCAGCTGAGAAAGCAGGTGTGCAGAGAACTGCCAAGACTACTTGGTGTCAAGATGTCATATCACTTGCCAAGAA CTGGAGTTTTGTGTGGTCCTCGCTGGGTCTGACTGCCATGGCCTTCGTTACTGGAGCCCTAGGAATGTGGGTACCACTGTTCCTTTACAGGGCTCAGGTTGTCCAGGGCATTGTATCACCATGCTTGGAAGAATCATGCAATTCATCTAACAG cctaaTATTTGGAGGCATCACCATTGGGACGGGAATCTTGGGTGTCATCGCTGGGGCAGAAGCTGCAAGAAGATTAAGGAAGATAAACAATAAAGCTGATCCTCTGATCTGTGCCACAAGCATGTGCATTTCTGCTCTTTGCCTCTACATAGCCCTGATGGTGGCCCAGACGAACATCCTTTCCACTTTT atttttattgcatttggAGAACTGTTTTTATCTGTAAACTGGGCTGTTGTGACAGACATACTGTTG tatgTTGTGACACCAAGACGGCAGTCTACGGCTATTGCCTTGCAGATTTTGGTGAGCCATTTGCTGGGAGATGCGGGCAGCCCATATCTCATTGGGATT TGGGTAAGAGACACTTTGGAACAGCTCCAAAAGGTGTGA
- the LOC130151471 gene encoding protein spinster homolog 3-like isoform X5 codes for MQNPGAHENTGLQSQPPPEEQNYGTTAAHGRQGPFVSVSRNGPAKKDYLTAAVLCYANLINFMDWFIVPGILLDIQKYFKLSDGDTGLLQTVFILCYMLAAPIFGYLGDRYNRKIILGAGIFFWSCVTLGCSFISELYYWIFFLSRGLVGIGTASYSTVAPTIIADLFEEGKRTTMLSIFYIFIPVGSGLGYVLAAGMAGITGDWHWAFRITPCMGGLALVLLILLVPHRTPRRTAAHRALSISGTIRVAAEKAGVQRTAKTTWCQDVISLAKNWSFVWSSLGLTAMAFVTGALGMWVPLFLYRAQVVQGIVSPCLEESCNSSNSLIFGGITIGTGILGVIAGAEAARRLRKINNKADPLICATSMCISALCLYIALMVAQTNILSTFYVVTPRRQSTAIALQILVSHLLGDAGSPYLIGIISNAIQDKNARSFQWSFWSMQYSFIICTFVGVFGGGFFLLTSFYIEEDRKEAERL; via the exons ATGCAAAACCCTGGCGCACATGAAAATACAGGTTTGCAGTCCCAGCCACCTCCTGAAGAGCAGAATTATGGAACTACTGCAGCACATGGGAGACAAGGTCCATTTGTGTCTGTGTCAAGGAACGGTCCAGCAAAGAAAGATTACTtgacagctgctgtgctgtgctatgCAAATTTGATAAATTTCATGGATTGGTTCATTGTGCCAG GGATCCTGTTAGATATACAGAAATACTTCAAGCTTAGCGATGGGGATACAGGTCTACTGCAAACAG TCTTCATCTTGTGTTACATGCTGGCTGCCCCCATCTTTGGATACCTCGGTGACCGGTACAATAGGAAAATCATCCTTGGAGCTGGTATTTTCTTCTGGTCTTGTGTAACATTAGGCTGTTCATTCATCAGTGAATTG TATTACTGGATATTCTTTCTTTCACGAGGACTAGTTGGCATTGGCACGGCCAGTTATTCCACAGTAGCACCTACCATTATTGCAGACCTctttgaggaaggaaaaaggaccACGATGTTATCTATCTTCTATATCTTCATTCCAGTGGGAAG TGGTCTTGGTTATGTCCTAGCAGCTGGCATGGCAGGTATCACGGGTGACTGGCACTGGGCATTCAGG ATAACTCCTTGCATGGGAGGTCTAGCACTGGTTCTTCTGATTCTACTGGTCCCTCACAGGACCCCAAGAaggacagcagcacacagagcgCTGAGCATCTCTGGCACAATAAGAGTAGCAGCTGAGAAAGCAGGTGTGCAGAGAACTGCCAAGACTACTTGGTGTCAAGATGTCATATCACTTGCCAAGAA CTGGAGTTTTGTGTGGTCCTCGCTGGGTCTGACTGCCATGGCCTTCGTTACTGGAGCCCTAGGAATGTGGGTACCACTGTTCCTTTACAGGGCTCAGGTTGTCCAGGGCATTGTATCACCATGCTTGGAAGAATCATGCAATTCATCTAACAG cctaaTATTTGGAGGCATCACCATTGGGACGGGAATCTTGGGTGTCATCGCTGGGGCAGAAGCTGCAAGAAGATTAAGGAAGATAAACAATAAAGCTGATCCTCTGATCTGTGCCACAAGCATGTGCATTTCTGCTCTTTGCCTCTACATAGCCCTGATGGTGGCCCAGACGAACATCCTTTCCACTTTT tatgTTGTGACACCAAGACGGCAGTCTACGGCTATTGCCTTGCAGATTTTGGTGAGCCATTTGCTGGGAGATGCGGGCAGCCCATATCTCATTGGGATT ATCTCCAATGCTATCCAGGACAAGAATGCTCGCTCATTCCAGTGGAGTTTCTGGAGCATGCAGTACAGCTTTATCATCTGTACTTTTGTTGGTGTCTTTGGAggaggttttttcctcctgacgTCTTTCTACATTGAGGAAGATCGTAAAGAAGCAGAGAGGCTTTGA
- the LOC130151471 gene encoding protein spinster homolog 3-like isoform X7: MQNPGAHENTGLQSQPPPEEQNYGTTAAHGRQGPFVSVSRNGPAKKDYLTAAVLCYANLINFMDWFIVPGILLDIQKYFKLSDGDTGLLQTVFILCYMLAAPIFGYLGDRYNRKIILGAGIFFWSCVTLGCSFISELYYWIFFLSRGLVGIGTASYSTVAPTIIADLFEEGKRTTMLSIFYIFIPVGSGLGYVLAAGMAGITGDWHWAFRITPCMGGLALVLLILLVPHRTPRRTAAHRALSISGTIRVAAEKAGVQRTAKTTWCQDVISLAKNWSFVWSSLGLTAMAFVTGALGMWVPLFLYRAQVVQGIVSPCLEESCNSSNSLIFGGITIGTGILGVIAGAEAARRLRKINNKADPLICATSMCISALCLYIALMVAQTNILSTFIFIAFGELFLSVNWAVVTDILLYVVTPRRQSTAIALQILVSHLLGDAGSPYLIGIVTFSVN, encoded by the exons ATGCAAAACCCTGGCGCACATGAAAATACAGGTTTGCAGTCCCAGCCACCTCCTGAAGAGCAGAATTATGGAACTACTGCAGCACATGGGAGACAAGGTCCATTTGTGTCTGTGTCAAGGAACGGTCCAGCAAAGAAAGATTACTtgacagctgctgtgctgtgctatgCAAATTTGATAAATTTCATGGATTGGTTCATTGTGCCAG GGATCCTGTTAGATATACAGAAATACTTCAAGCTTAGCGATGGGGATACAGGTCTACTGCAAACAG TCTTCATCTTGTGTTACATGCTGGCTGCCCCCATCTTTGGATACCTCGGTGACCGGTACAATAGGAAAATCATCCTTGGAGCTGGTATTTTCTTCTGGTCTTGTGTAACATTAGGCTGTTCATTCATCAGTGAATTG TATTACTGGATATTCTTTCTTTCACGAGGACTAGTTGGCATTGGCACGGCCAGTTATTCCACAGTAGCACCTACCATTATTGCAGACCTctttgaggaaggaaaaaggaccACGATGTTATCTATCTTCTATATCTTCATTCCAGTGGGAAG TGGTCTTGGTTATGTCCTAGCAGCTGGCATGGCAGGTATCACGGGTGACTGGCACTGGGCATTCAGG ATAACTCCTTGCATGGGAGGTCTAGCACTGGTTCTTCTGATTCTACTGGTCCCTCACAGGACCCCAAGAaggacagcagcacacagagcgCTGAGCATCTCTGGCACAATAAGAGTAGCAGCTGAGAAAGCAGGTGTGCAGAGAACTGCCAAGACTACTTGGTGTCAAGATGTCATATCACTTGCCAAGAA CTGGAGTTTTGTGTGGTCCTCGCTGGGTCTGACTGCCATGGCCTTCGTTACTGGAGCCCTAGGAATGTGGGTACCACTGTTCCTTTACAGGGCTCAGGTTGTCCAGGGCATTGTATCACCATGCTTGGAAGAATCATGCAATTCATCTAACAG cctaaTATTTGGAGGCATCACCATTGGGACGGGAATCTTGGGTGTCATCGCTGGGGCAGAAGCTGCAAGAAGATTAAGGAAGATAAACAATAAAGCTGATCCTCTGATCTGTGCCACAAGCATGTGCATTTCTGCTCTTTGCCTCTACATAGCCCTGATGGTGGCCCAGACGAACATCCTTTCCACTTTT atttttattgcatttggAGAACTGTTTTTATCTGTAAACTGGGCTGTTGTGACAGACATACTGTTG tatgTTGTGACACCAAGACGGCAGTCTACGGCTATTGCCTTGCAGATTTTGGTGAGCCATTTGCTGGGAGATGCGGGCAGCCCATATCTCATTGGGATT GTTACATTTTCAGTGAATTAA